The Desulfatibacillum aliphaticivorans DSM 15576 genome has a segment encoding these proteins:
- a CDS encoding TolC family protein codes for MNKSQCLGICLLLILLNSLPPASAETLEEAWEAAAIHNWSLKSSQEEVNAAHEELAATKAARLPRVSVDGSYKVLDETPAMEVPQEMVDQAIAKAEDLSVSLDLPWGLPSIPLPTDIDIPGFQVPNIPMAEKESLSYGAIVEIPVFTSGKINNGIKASQAMLEAARSDSGTAAQDLRMNVSEAYILILRAQNAVKIAEAYVDSLMAHAGDAADFYEQGYAAKNDFLASQVALADGRQSLSKAKNARDLAGGAYNRLLGRPLDAPVFVEEVRRLPVQDSLDALTKTAMKNRSELKSIETRVEALNYSAKMKKAGLLPQVGVSGGYQFTENKYQAHEGIWAAGLGVKWELFDGGVSLKKAGADRRKAMALEYMKKDVRSGIALQVRKAWLDSKEAKERVSVSEKALDQADENLRVAQDRYKAGLSTNTEVLDAQTLRAKAMNNHNEAVYDWVLATYRLGRATGAL; via the coding sequence ATGAATAAATCGCAATGTCTGGGAATTTGTTTGTTGTTGATATTGTTAAACTCTTTACCCCCGGCAAGTGCGGAAACCTTGGAAGAGGCGTGGGAGGCCGCCGCCATTCACAATTGGAGCTTAAAGTCTTCTCAAGAAGAAGTGAATGCGGCTCATGAAGAGTTAGCGGCGACGAAGGCCGCCAGGTTGCCGCGCGTTTCGGTGGACGGTTCTTACAAGGTTTTGGACGAAACGCCGGCCATGGAGGTTCCTCAGGAAATGGTGGATCAGGCCATAGCTAAGGCGGAAGACCTTTCCGTCAGCCTGGATTTGCCCTGGGGGCTGCCGTCCATTCCTCTTCCTACGGATATTGATATTCCGGGTTTTCAGGTTCCGAACATTCCCATGGCGGAAAAGGAAAGCCTGTCATACGGAGCGATTGTGGAAATCCCCGTGTTCACCAGCGGGAAAATAAACAATGGAATCAAGGCGTCGCAGGCCATGCTGGAAGCGGCCCGATCCGACTCCGGGACGGCTGCGCAGGACCTGCGTATGAACGTTTCGGAGGCGTATATTTTGATTTTGCGCGCGCAGAACGCTGTCAAAATCGCAGAGGCCTACGTTGACAGCCTTATGGCGCATGCGGGAGATGCGGCGGATTTTTACGAGCAGGGCTATGCGGCCAAAAACGATTTCCTTGCCTCCCAGGTTGCTCTGGCGGACGGCCGCCAAAGCCTTAGCAAGGCGAAAAACGCACGGGACCTTGCCGGCGGCGCATACAACCGCTTGCTGGGCAGGCCGTTGGACGCCCCTGTTTTTGTGGAGGAAGTTCGGCGCCTTCCGGTTCAGGACTCCCTGGACGCATTAACAAAGACGGCCATGAAAAACCGGTCTGAATTAAAAAGCATCGAGACGCGCGTGGAGGCGTTGAACTATTCGGCCAAGATGAAAAAGGCCGGCTTGCTCCCTCAGGTGGGGGTGAGCGGCGGCTATCAGTTCACCGAAAACAAGTACCAGGCCCATGAAGGAATATGGGCTGCGGGATTGGGCGTAAAATGGGAGCTTTTCGACGGAGGGGTTTCCCTGAAAAAGGCCGGGGCGGACAGGCGCAAAGCCATGGCCCTGGAATACATGAAAAAGGATGTGCGCTCCGGCATAGCTCTGCAGGTGAGAAAGGCCTGGCTGGACTCCAAGGAGGCTAAGGAGCGCGTGAGCGTATCGGAAAAGGCTTTGGACCAGGCGGACGAAAATCTGCGCGTAGCCCAGGATCGTTACAAAGCGGGGCTGTCCACCAACACGGAAGTGCTGGACGCGCAAACCCTTCGCGCAAAAGCCATGAACAACCACAATGAGGCTGTCTACGACTGGGTGCTGGCCACGTACCGCCTGGGACGGGCAACAGGGGCGTTATAA
- a CDS encoding HlyD family secretion protein translates to MGNMVKAVLGFIAAALIVVAAVYFVRLSGRETLPEGLVQANGRIEGDRITAAGKFAGRILETTVKEGDWVEAGQVMVHMDDAQVQAKVAQAREAYEAGCAQVRAHEAILAAMDAEIPIGVEAAKAGVEHAEAVMGKAKAVMEQAEKDAERFRELAERETVSRHELEKAELGLSVAKQDFFSAKIGVVVARKQLAQAILGFEKIKAKEEEVKAHKAVCQQAQAVVSEAESVMNDLTIRAPCKGVVMEKTANTGEVVSAGSPLFGLVDLDQLYLKAYIPEKEIGKVSLGQEAMIYTDAFPDQPLPARVTYIASQAQFTPKEVQTPDERVKLVYEVKVSLDDNPGRRFTPGLPSDVVIRWKKEIPWAKPVW, encoded by the coding sequence ATGGGCAATATGGTGAAAGCCGTTTTGGGATTCATAGCAGCAGCGTTGATTGTCGTTGCAGCAGTGTATTTCGTTCGTTTATCAGGGCGGGAAACCCTGCCTGAGGGTTTGGTCCAGGCAAACGGGCGAATAGAGGGAGACAGGATAACCGCGGCGGGAAAGTTTGCAGGCAGGATCCTGGAGACGACAGTCAAAGAGGGGGATTGGGTGGAAGCCGGCCAGGTCATGGTCCATATGGACGACGCACAGGTCCAGGCCAAGGTGGCGCAGGCAAGGGAAGCCTATGAGGCGGGATGCGCCCAGGTGCGCGCTCATGAAGCGATATTGGCGGCCATGGACGCGGAGATTCCCATTGGGGTGGAAGCGGCGAAAGCGGGCGTCGAACATGCGGAAGCGGTTATGGGCAAAGCCAAAGCGGTGATGGAGCAGGCTGAAAAGGACGCGGAAAGATTTCGGGAACTGGCTGAGCGGGAAACCGTATCCAGGCACGAACTGGAAAAAGCGGAGCTGGGCCTGTCGGTCGCCAAGCAGGATTTTTTTTCGGCGAAAATCGGCGTGGTTGTCGCCCGCAAGCAACTGGCCCAGGCGATTCTGGGCTTTGAAAAAATCAAAGCCAAGGAAGAGGAGGTGAAAGCCCACAAGGCGGTGTGTCAGCAGGCTCAGGCCGTGGTGTCCGAGGCGGAAAGCGTGATGAACGATCTGACCATCCGGGCGCCCTGCAAAGGGGTGGTCATGGAAAAAACCGCCAACACGGGAGAGGTGGTTTCGGCCGGATCTCCGCTTTTCGGCCTGGTGGATTTGGATCAGCTCTACTTGAAGGCCTACATCCCTGAAAAGGAAATCGGCAAGGTCAGCCTGGGCCAGGAAGCCATGATATACACGGACGCTTTTCCGGACCAGCCCCTGCCCGCCAGGGTGACGTACATCGCCTCTCAAGCGCAGTTCACGCCCAAGGAGGTGCAGACCCCGGACGAGCGAGTCAAGCTGGTCTATGAGGTCAAGGTCTCGCTGGACGACAATCCCGGCCGCAGGTTCACGCCGGGCTTGCCGTCGGACGTGGTCATCCGCTGGAAAAAGGAGATCCCATGGGCAAAACCGGTGTGGTGA